In Erythrolamprus reginae isolate rEryReg1 chromosome 9, rEryReg1.hap1, whole genome shotgun sequence, the genomic window CTTCCTGCTCAGGggacatggcggcctccatcacGTGTCCCCTCCCGCTCCCGTTGGAGCCAGTTCCGCCTCCCAAAATTTAGGCAGCCAGGCCTGTCTTGGTCAGCAGCACATCTTCCAGCGTCCTTGCCTGTTTCAATAAAGGCCAGGTGAAAACAGTGACCCTCCTTTCCTCCGGGGGGCTGACCCTCCCCTGGATGAAATGACCAGAGCCCCACACCCCTTCTCCCTTGCAGTGTACGTGGATGAGGCCTCCTGGAAGCGGCACATCCCCCCTCTGCCCGTCCACCGGGAGTTTGGGCACGGCTGGGCGCTTGTCAGTGACCTTCTCCTCGGTCTGCCTCTGTCCATCTTTGTCCAGATAGTGCAAGTCAGCTATAAGGTGAGGGGCTTTGAAATCAGAACTCTTCAGGAGCGAGCGCACTTGACCCCAGGACTTTTCTGGGAGGGCAGAGCGGGGCACTAGTGGGCcttcaaagcccccccccccccctgtgcttgGCCCTCAGCTGCCAATCTTGCTCTCTGCTGTATGAAATCGATATAGGTAGACAacctggaagattatctgatggaCTCTCGGAGGAAACACACGCTGGTCAGAAACCTCCCCAGATCCATTCGGCAGCAGCTCGTTTACAAGCGGTGGGTTCCGGTTCATGGGGGCTCTTccaggaaaggggggagggggccgCTGCTCAACGGGGGGCTCTCCTGGCACTCCTTTGGTTCTAGATAGGTGCAGAATTTCGGCAAGGGCAGCTGACCGATAGGACCTGCCCTGAAATGTCCTTATCTCCGAGGGGATGATCTTGGTGATTCCATGGCCAGGACTTATCCCTTGACCAACTTGATTAATTGGCCCATTGATTGTGGTCTGAGTGACCACAGATTTTCTGTAGGAAGACCTTTCCCCCAGTGCGGTCCTTCAGACTCCCCATAGCCCCCTCCTCTCCACTGTAGCTGCTGGTTGTCACCGTCTTCTCTTCCCCGGCATCAGAGCCCCCTCCAGAGTTGTGGGTCTGAGTAGGGTCACTTGAGGCTGGCCCTTTGTGTCTGGAGAAATAGAACCCTTCATTGGCCAAGGAAGAACTGTGTGGCTGCAGAGTCCTGCACTGCTGACCCTCAAGAGCAACGTGCTACAATTTTGCTGAGTTGGAAATTAATCGAGCAGGTGCAGCTGCCACATATTGGGGTCTTGTGCCTCATGTGGACTTGAACTTAGACCTTGCGCTTGGGTGGCTTGGATGTGCTTGGCCTTTAGAGCTGACTTTGGTTTAAGTCAACAATAGAGATACTTGGCTGATTTCGTACAATTGAGAAACAGCCCGCgaggggctcctacgggaacggtcaggaacgcagttccccacccccagagcccccaatgtgcaccgaaagatgttgaaacaaaatgcgtaagccacggccacagagtggtagtaaaacatttggtagcccATCGCTGGAAACAGCCCAATAATTTTaagctgcaatttatttatttattcatttattagatttgtatgccgcccttctccgtagactcagggcggctaaccaCAATAACGAAACAACGTGTAACTTGCAATGTGTCACTACAGGCGGTACATCTTTTCGGTAATGGAAAGCCTGCAGCGGTTATGCTACATGGGATTGCTGCAGTTCGGCCCCACGGAGAAATTCCAAGAAAAAGATCAGGTAACGATTTCTGTACTGTTCTTCTGGAACTGATGCCAGGGAATGGGCTTCCGACAAGAACAGTGGTGTCGCGTTCCAAGTTGAAGACTTGAGTGCCGATTGTGACAGACCATAGTTGGAAAGAGGTTCCCTTCCTCAGATGCACAAAACATGATGTTCTAAAGGCGACTCTGACCTCAGTTGAAATGTCTGTTCAATTAACAGCTGGATAGTGAAGCAATTGGTTTATGAAAGGCCATCAAGTTGGCATTGCCTTTTAGAGGGACCCTGTAGACAGGCTGCTTCCCCAGCAGGCACCTCCAGGGGTCCAGTGGCTGCAGACGAGTCCATCTGTCCTGCTGCTCCTGGCCATTCCCTTCCGCCCAGTGTTGCAAACATCTCAGGAGAACTGGGCCTTGGTGCAATGTTGAGCTTAGGCATCGCTGACGAGGTCATCAAAGCCTCATTATACTACACAGGAACCGATGCTCCAGCTGGAGACGGTCAAAAGGTGCTCACGAGAGTGACCAGGTGCCTTTGCTTCTCTTAGAACAAAACTGGGTGTCAGGATGGCTGGTCTGCCCGTTGCAGGGGCTTTGATCTGAGCATTGTCCATCCTCATGCAGGTGTTTGTGTACTTGAAGAAAAATGCGGTGATTGTGGACACCACCACCTGTGAACCTCATTACAACCTGGCTCAAAGCAGCCGCCCATTTGACAAGCGCTGTTACACCCTGGACACGCTCCTGGACGTGGAGAACTACTGGTTCGACCTGCAATACGTCTGCCTCAACACCCCCCTTGGTATGATGCTGGCAGCCGGCCAACCCTGCTTCCACGGTCGGTGGATGGATGGCCATCCCTGGCCTCTGCCCCTccctctgtcccccccccccccccgccagtgGGTCGGTTTGTGATCTGGCTGCTGGCTGTGCCCCTGCTGACCGTCTCTGTCGGCTGCTTCAGGGATTATTCGGCAGCCCCGGGCCAAAAGGAGTGGCGGTCCAGTGGGGGAGACGGGCGAGGTTTCCTCGGATGTAGCCCTGGAACAAGAGTCAGCAGCCCACAAGCACAACCTGGAGCGCAAGTGTGCCATGCTGTTATACACAACGTACGTCTCGTGCTGTGAAGGGCTGGGCCGCCTTTGCCTGGAGACGTGGGGTGCGGGGGCAGGCTCTGAGCCGGCCCTCTCGGGGGAGGGAGGGGTGCTGCCCTCACCCCTGGGCGGCTGCTTACACTTTCCGTTCTGCTAAcgggtgggggggggcagggggggcagaTGGAGGTGGCGTTGCCCCTCCTCCACCCGGACGTGGGAGAAGAGTTGCTGACGTGGCGGTCGCTTCCCCCCAGAGGGCGCCGAGAGGTGGAGGACGAGGGCTCTGTCCCCGGGGATGGGCTCGGGGCCGGTGGCCTGGACTCCAGCTTTTACAGCCACCTGAAACGCAACTGGATCTGGACAAGCTACATCATTAGCAAGGCCCGGAAGGTGAGGCTTCTGGGGATGGCAGATTGCCCACCCTGCCCTTCCTAGTTCAGGGGCTCTGTAGGACCCCCGGGGGCAGCACAGACCTCTCAGCGGTGGGGGAGGGGTCCCGTCTGGGTGGTTcccctggggggagggggaagagagggaaagatgaGGGCGCCCACCACCCTGAATTGGTTCCGCCACCTTGGCTCTCCTCTTCTCccactaactccccccccccccgttctttCCCCCCAGGAAAACGCCGCTTCTGAAGGTGGGCCCATGGTCAGACTGCAGACCTTTCTGCCCAGGCGCCCCCTGCCCCTTGGCCCTGCAGGTGAGGAGACCACAAGGAGGCTTAGCACCCGGAGGGCGGTTTGGGAAGGGTCTTCTCGGATGCCCCAGGTGGGATGGAGATGACGGGACTTCTTCCTGGGACTGCCAGACCTGAAAAGATCGGATCAAGTCGTGTTTCAGTGACCAAACCCTCTGCCTGGCGGTCTCTCTTGAATGCCCGGTTGGTCTCTTCCCAAAATGTGGATAGCAGACGGTGGGAAGGCGTGGTTGGGGGCGTCTCTCCTCGCTGTCCTTCAGTCTTTCTTGTCTTCCCCCCCAGGTGCCCCCGGCGCTCTCTGGAAAGAGAGTTTGTTAGCGTCAGAGCCTGGTCTGCAGAGGGAAGACCTGGCCATTGAGAAGGAGTCGAATCTGGACCGAAGCCAGCGGGTGAGGGGGGGCAGGAGTCAGAAGAGGAAGCGGCTGAAGAAGGACGCGGCGGCGAAGAAGacgaagaaaaggaggaggaagagaggtaaTGCACCAGAGCTCTGTGGATGTAATGGTTCATGGCTGAAAATTGTTGGAATGCCCCTTTTACCACAAGTCTGGGcagcatatacatatatatatatataagtgatccctcgattttcgcgatctcgatcttcgcgaaatgctatatcgcgatttttcccacccgatgacgtcactcccttcctttctcatctttctttctctctttctctatcttgcttcttcctcgctcacacactcttcctccctctctcatctctttctttccttctctctctttctctatctctccccctcttgctggcgggcggcgggcgggcgagcgggggcatcagcgaggagccggggtttcccctttgcgtgggcggcggggaaaccccgatcttcgtctgctcgctgctgctgcgctgccgagcagatcagctgctgggcggccgcagcagcagcgagcagacgaagatcggggtttccccgccgcccacgcaaactccaccatctgcgcatgcgcggccatggaaaaaagggcgcgcatgcgcagataatgtttttacttccgcaaccctacatcgcgaaaaatcgattatcgcgaggggtcttggaacggaaccctcgcgataatcgagggatcactgtatacacatataggtgaaactcaaaaaattagaatactgtgcaaaagttcatttatttcagtaatgcaatttaaaaggtgaaatgtaatgtGTGAGAGAGACTCATTCTGTGCAAGGCGAGAGAGtccaagctgtgatttgtcacaattgtgatgattatgcagctcatgaaaaccccaaatccaccatctcagaaaattggaatattacatgcaatcaataaaacaaggattgtacatagaacagtaTCAGGCCTCTGGAAAGTATAAGCATGCGCATGTTTGGGCCCCTTGTGCAGCCAACACTGCCTCAATGCGGTGTAGAGTGGGAACCTATGGAAgcccagtggaccaacaccagcggATGTCATGGCTCCCCAaaccaacacagactgtggacaCTTCACATTGGGCCTCAGGCCTCTGGCCGGGTGTGGGCCTctccattctccctccctcctctgggtccttggtttccaaatgggGTGCAAAGGTTTCCAGGGTCTGTGTGGATGTGGGGAGCCAtgacatctgctggtgttggtccactgggcTTCTATAGGTTCGGGGTCAATGCTGCTGTCGAACCAGGAGACTTTGGAGCACTCCACGCTTCCTTCCGCAGACGAGCTTTacggggatggtgacttaaattttccagcaaggctgggcacctgcccacactgcccaaagcaccaaaacctggttcaatgaccgtgggattcctgcgcttgattggccagcaaagtcgcctgacctgaaccccatagagaatctatggggccttgccgagagagagatgagagacgtGAGACCAAACAACTCAGAAGAGCTGAGGGCCGCGGTGGAAGCGCCCTGGTCTCCCACAGCAGCCCAGCAGAGCCACAGGCTGAGAGCGTCCATGCCATggcgcattgaggcagtaatggctgcagaaggggcccaaaccaagtgcCGAGCACATGCGCATATTGCTCTATGTACAgcccttgttttattgatcgcatgtaatattctaatttcctgagatggtggatttggggttttcatgagctgtgccCCATCGTCATCATCACAACTGTGACAAATCTCGCCTTGCACGTAGTGAGTCTCTCTCACCcgttacgtttcaccttttaagttgcattaatgaaataaatgagcTTTTGAACAGTATTCTaacttttcaagtttcacctgggCAGTTAAAAATAAGCTCTGCCTCCCTCGGACTGGTGCCCCACCGGTTTTCGAAGCCTGGTTTGCTTTCCCTCCTCCTGCCCAGGCGAAACCCCCCAGGCCAAGAGCCCAAAGCTGCGCTACCACGATGAGGTGGACCGGAGGGCTCTGCAGAGGATGACCCGCCTGCGGGTGATGTGGACCGTGCAGGAGGACAGCCTGCTGATGCTCTGCCGCATTGCCAGCAACGTTCTGAATGCCAAGGTAGTGGCCGGCCCAGCCTCTAGGGGGCATCGCCGTTGCCGGCCCCCGCGGCCCTGGGAGGAGGGAGCGGAGGCGAGACTCTGGACTTGAGCCGCTCTTTTGCGCCGGGCAGGTGAAGGGGCCGTTCGTCCCCTGGCAGGTGGTCCGAGACATCATGCACGGCAGCTTTGAGGAGTCGCTGGACAAGACCTCCCATTCCGTGGGGCGGAGGGCTCGCTACATTGTCAAAAACCCCCAGACCTACCTCAACTACAAGTGAGGCTTTGCTCGAAGCAGCTTTGGAAAGTTATGCgtctgtggagggggggggggatcccgaGCTTCCTCGGGGCTTTGCTCTCTGACCTCCAGCAAGCCCCCTGCCCGGCATCTGCCAAGGTCTTTCCAGAGGGGGCAGCCAGCACTGCTGCCTGCTGTGGGGGAGAGGGCAGctcctggggagggggggagggaggggcccACCAGGGAGTGGCCGGCCTTTTCTCTTTCGCAGAGTTTGCCTTGCTGAAGTCTACCAGGACAGAGCTCTGATCGAGGACTTCATGCACAGGAAGAGCGACTACCAGGAGGCCAAGGTGGGAAAAGGCAGCTGGAGGAGATGGTTCTCTCCTGGACTCTCTCCCCACAAAGGCCGAAGCAGGAGCGGGAGGGGGGAAGACGGCCCCTCCCCCCCACGGCCTGCTAATTCTTTTCCTCCAGCAGTTGGTCCAAAGGATCCCACCCGAGATCCGGCCGATGCCCCCACAGACCCTGCCCCCGTTTTCAGTCCTGCTGCAGCTGCTCCCTGGGGTGTCAGGGCTCTTGAGGCAGaatgaccgggggggggggggcgcactgCTTGCCTGACCCCTCTAACACCCCCTGGAGCCTTCGCTTCCTCTCCAGCGCAGCCGCCGCCGAGTCTCTCGCGCCTCTTTCCAAGGGAGCAGAAGAAAACCATGTCCAGTCGGTCACTTCCCAGAGCTGCgttctgccccagctacggaCCAGGAAAAAcatagcacacacacatgtattTAATTGATTGACCACTGCTAATAAACTGCCTCAGTAGCGTTCACCCGCAAATCAATCTGAAATCCGTTTTCTGTTAATTATACGGCACTAAGAGCGGGCCTGAGCCCATCGAGTCAggaagcccagcccagccctcgGCCCTTGGCCCTGGAGGTCGCAGGAGGTTGGCACGATGCCTGCGATGGGTCCACAAAAGAGACCAGgccaactgcccaaggagcttggGTTCCACCTTTGTTGGGGAGGGGCTGCCAGCTGCCGGCTCCTAAGGCCCCTGGTGTCCTTGTCCCAAGGTTTGTTCCGAAGAGTTCAAGGCCTTTGTGGAGAGGCTGAAGGAGAAGTTCAGCTCCACGCTGGGGAACCCCAGGCCTGCCATCCCGGACACCTTGCAGGACCTGTTCCTCAGGTGGGGGGCATTTTAGGGGCTCTTcattggggggcggggggcaaCTGCCATTGTTTCTCGTCCCCTTGCTGCTTTCTCCTTCCCGGGCGGCCTTTTGGTTTTAGCGCCACTAGACGGCGCAGGGGGGAGTGTGCTGGGCGTGGAGGGGTGTCCGCTCCAGGGGGCAGGGGTCTCCTTCAGCCCTCCTGCTGCCACGTGGCTGCTTCCCGGCTCAGGAGCAGGGCCTGCAATGCCTGGGGTGCCCAGCCTGATGTGAGGGGGCGTCCTGCGGGTTCTTTCTCCAGGTTCCGGGTCCTGGCAATTGGGAATGAAACCAGCTGTGGCAGAAAAGAAGACGAATTGTCCAGGTGAGGCCCCTCCCCAACACCTGGCCCCCATAAGAGGAGAGGGGGGGTTGAAACCCTGTGGATGGGCCAGCCAAGAGGGCCGGGGCGAGGCTTCTCCCTTCAGGGAACTGCGGAGCCTGCCTTGGCCTCTGGGCTGGGGCTAAAGCGGtggcctccctcttcctcttcctctcagcGTGGCCGACATCCACTTCCTGGTGCTGCAGAACCTGATCCAGAGCACCCTGGCGCTCTCCAACAACCAGATGAAATCCTTCCAGTCCTTCCAGGTGAGAATAGCAGAGTGGGCTTCACGGGATACCGGCCAGTGGGGTGGGAGGTAGAGACCAGGCCTGCTGGGCAGCAGAGAATGCTTtaggccacccacccacccaccccatccggACGCCcctctgcctccctctggggcacTGGGTCTGCTAGGACTCTGCAGGGGCCGGAGGGAGGGTCTGGACTGAGCGCCCCCTCCTGCCCAGGGGCCCTGCAGAGAGCGCTGAAAGGGGCCTCTCCCCCGGCAGACCTTCCGCCTCTACCGGGACTATCAGGACGACACCCTGGTGAGGGCCTTCCTGGACTGCCAGAAGAGGAGCCTGGTGAACCGCCGCCGGGGAAACCACAGCCTGGGCCCCAAGAAGAGCCGGGCCCTCCCCTTTGTGCCCATGTCCTACCAGCTCTCTCAGAGCTACTACAGGTGGGTGCGGCCCACCTGAGCTGGCAGGGCTGGCCAGGGAGGGGCTCCGGCCCAAACCTCTGCTTGCATGTCcgcctcttctctccccccccccagagtgttCACCTGGCGGTTTCCCAGCAGCCTTTGCAGCGAATCTTACCAGTTCCTCTTAAAGCTGAAAGAAGCCGGAAGACAGGACGCCGTGTCCAGCTTTTCCCTGAAGGATCCCGAGAGCCTCCCTGAGGCCGAGAGGGTCCTCTTCCCTCTGGACGGGCCCGGAGGCTACTGCTGCGCTCTGCTGGCCCTCTTCTCCCTCGGCCTGGTCTCGGTAGACGTGGCAATCCCCGAGCAGATTGTGGTGGTGGACAGCACCATGGTGGAGAACGAAGTCATCAAGAGGTGGGTAGGAAGCCCCGGTCCCCACACGGACCTTTCACCACGGAATTCCTCCCAACCTCAGCGGGCTGCCCTCCTCCGCTTGCTGGACCAAGCAGGACTCCAGCCTGCCGGCCTTTcactgccccctgccccttgcaGCCTAGGGAAAGACGGgctggaggaggacgaggaggacgaggaggaggaggacgtggAGGAGACCCAGGCCCACAAGCGGCCGATTGAGGTGAAAGCCCACCAGGCTTCACGCACCAACTACCTGCTCATGAGAGGCTATTGTGCCCCAGGGATCATCAACACTCGGAACTTGAGTCCCACAGACAATATTGTGGTCAACTCCTGCCAGGTGAAAGTCAGACTCCGAGCCACAGCTGCCCACAACGGCCTCTTGGCCGAAGAAGGTGAGTCCCCTGGGTAAGTGGCCCACCATCGTTTCTCCTTCCTCCTGCTCCCCGTCAGCCGAAGGGCTCCTGTTCTGTGCCCGCAGCCCCACCGGACCTGGACAGCATGCCGGTCGGAGCCTCTTGCCTGCCCAGCTCCTTCACCAAGTGTCTCAGGGtcccagaagaggaggagccgAGACGTCCGTTGCTGGACCGCTACAGCCACAGCCCTGGCGATGCTGCCGCAGCCCTTGAAATCTTCTCTGCCATAGAGGCCACGTCACACTTTGGGGTGGACCAGGTGAATCTGGCCAAACAGTTCCAGCGTTACGAAGAAGCTGTCCCTGGGCGCTCGGGGGTCTTGCGGAGTTACCTTCAGGTTGGTAGGGGCGAGTGGGAGCTCCTCTGCTGACCAAGGGCTGTCCTGGAGCACGTCAGAGTCCTTCCGTCCTGCCCCCTTCtggctgggggtggggtggacGTGGTCCCATTGGTAGACGTGCACTGG contains:
- the GTF3C1 gene encoding general transcription factor 3C polypeptide 1 isoform X5, giving the protein MLQGDIPGLWSPLAGRGGPVAKVESWGTKGISQAELRAAMNVGKLEARMLCRLLERYKVVKGFMEDEGRQRTTKYIARTYAEQSDLSQQFEREKARSEQLAQASPAFAPDDPLPGERLSLAEEEEEEEEEEEEEEGQAVLLELEKEEEEKDGARRKKALPGLDFEGGGGLCQSARKKAARKKRSSLLPLEYLEGRDSAPEWLRSEASPSSCARFKAVSGDAAVVEEVLPETLKTCDERKRERSSQAAPAERGHETYRLLKRRNLIIEAVRNLRLIESLFMLQKMIMDQEKQEGVATRCCKKSIVRLVQRLSQEGLLRLFRTTVIQDGISRKVEFVVDPSVTPGDPLVKSAIEQVRFRISNSSSVSRVKVQQVPLSPDPKGQEPGAETSLKERDGGGAFPCQSERAGEKVRVAKFNYHPVTVPGLGRSLGFLPKMPRLKTTHLFVWYLVYGHPASSQRKRPGGDRLAEDTGSPFEAPADKEAPAREGSRGPGEQTVYVDEASWKRHIPPLPVHREFGHGWALVSDLLLGLPLSIFVQIVQVSYKVDNLEDYLMDSRRKHTLVRNLPRSIRQQLVYKRRYIFSVMESLQRLCYMGLLQFGPTEKFQEKDQVFVYLKKNAVIVDTTTCEPHYNLAQSSRPFDKRCYTLDTLLDVENYWFDLQYVCLNTPLGIIRQPRAKRSGGPVGETGEVSSDVALEQESAAHKHNLERKCAMLLYTTGRREVEDEGSVPGDGLGAGGLDSSFYSHLKRNWIWTSYIISKARKENAASEGGPMVRLQTFLPRRPLPLGPAGAPGALWKESLLASEPGLQREDLAIEKESNLDRSQRVRGGRSQKRKRLKKDAAAKKTKKRRRKRGETPQAKSPKLRYHDEVDRRALQRMTRLRVMWTVQEDSLLMLCRIASNVLNAKVKGPFVPWQVVRDIMHGSFEESLDKTSHSVGRRARYIVKNPQTYLNYKVCLAEVYQDRALIEDFMHRKSDYQEAKVCSEEFKAFVERLKEKFSSTLGNPRPAIPDTLQDLFLRFRVLAIGNETSCGRKEDELSSVADIHFLVLQNLIQSTLALSNNQMKSFQSFQTFRLYRDYQDDTLVRAFLDCQKRSLVNRRRGNHSLGPKKSRALPFVPMSYQLSQSYYRVFTWRFPSSLCSESYQFLLKLKEAGRQDAVSSFSLKDPESLPEAERVLFPLDGPGGYCCALLALFSLGLVSVDVAIPEQIVVVDSTMVENEVIKSLGKDGLEEDEEDEEEEDVEETQAHKRPIEVKAHQASRTNYLLMRGYCAPGIINTRNLSPTDNIVVNSCQVKVRLRATAAHNGLLAEEAPPDLDSMPVGASCLPSSFTKCLRVPEEEEPRRPLLDRYSHSPGDAAAALEIFSAIEATSHFGVDQVNLAKQFQRYEEAVPGRSGVLRSYLQDLLDLEQVLEVGGKTPRLVAKRFVGPWLLHSVDLKGLSRSLPGPEPPTKRGRAGEGGEGASSAAARKEEPASKRPRGEAGPPETFSSSSPRLEGARTPVAQGGAGTVSSRGKATPLPGREASDGGMASQEPHREDDDDDDDLSFQEESEPLGGCATGQSLRAETRRRGSISFVGRPWRIVDGSLNKPVCKGIMEGVLGHIMTKPGITEAALQHHYLGVLQPVALLEILQALESLGCVRKSHFARPSTASLFSKPAREEVLAGSKLCDTPAAFYEPALDCTLKMGRVFPYELNWNKWGTPANE